The following coding sequences lie in one Numida meleagris isolate 19003 breed g44 Domestic line chromosome Z, NumMel1.0, whole genome shotgun sequence genomic window:
- the LOC110389992 gene encoding E3 ubiquitin-protein ligase Topors-like has protein sequence MATELDRRCPICLDSMDDASHVMPCLHQFCFGCIRRWVETRPKCPLCKRRVRSILHSVRADDSFEEFVVGRRVRARRAPQHQMQAAPIRVPIFRLHPPVLRPLLPWLRRELRQLFGADGRAAFLTHHLVISGLCLFGLDKGALTLWLSSSLQSQATSFVWRLIAQAAPPCCHGAGGQPRSCPPQHKFPTPAHGPPAAPGKPAWWSFLSPQPLPTGRVPDSPHPSQLRCCRPKQQPGRSWRRPCQVPQLPAPSGSTHTGHLSKPQREGPTPRRPLHRQEATPPATLGHLLSSWREEGRACSWGTASPPAL, from the coding sequence atGGCCACCGAGCTGGATCGCCGCTGCCCTATTTGCCTGGACTCCATGGATGATGCCAGCCACGTCATGCCATGCCTGCACCAGTTCTGCTTTGGCTGCATCCGTCGGTGGGTTGAGACCAGGCCCAAGTGCCCCCTGTGCAAGCGCAGGGTGAGGTCCATCTTGCACTCGGTGCGTGCGGATGACAGCTTTGAAGAGTTTGTCGTCGGACGGCGCGTGCGGGCCAGGAGAGCTCCCCAGCACCAAATGCAGGCAGCGCCCATCCGGGTGCCCATCTTCCGCCTGCACCCACCTGTGCTCAGGcccctgctgccctggctgcGACGGGAGCTGAGGCAGCTCTTTGGGGCTGATGGCAGGGCAGCCTTCCTAACACATCACCTTGTCATCTCTGGCCTGTGCTTATTTGGCCTGGACAAGGGAGCGCTGACCCTGTGGTTgtccagctccctgcaaagcCAGGCCACCAGCTTTGTGTGGCGGCTCATTGCCCAAGCTGCCCCTCCATGCTGCCACGGGGCAGGGGGGCAGCCCCGCAGCTGCCCCCCCCAGCACAAATTCCCCACCCCAGCCCATggccctccagcagcaccagggaagCCAGCATGGTGGAGTTTCCTGTCCCCTCAACCGCTGCCTACAGGGAGGGTCCCAGACAGCCCCCATCCATCCCAGCTCCGGTGCTGTCGGCCCAAGCAGCAGCCcgggaggagctggaggaggccGTGCCAGGTCCCTCAACTGCCAGCACCTTCAGGCAGCACTCACACAGGGCACCTCAGCAAGCCCCAAAGAGAAGGGCCCACACCTCGGAGGCCGCTGCACCGCCAAGAGGCCACCCCACCAGCAACACTAGGACACCTCCTGAGCAGCTGGCGAGAAGAGGGCCgggcctgcagctggggcacaGCCAGCCCCCCGGCGCTCTAA